AACGATCCGCAATCGCAACTCGCGCCTCCCCCCGAAAAACGATTTCTCAAGGGTCGCCACAAGAGTTATTCGTTCATCCTCTGCCACGCTAACACCGGGGAAAAAATCCTTGTCCATGAAAAATCCGATTGCCGAAACGCCACGCCCTCCGCTGTTTTTAAAATCAAGACCCAAGTGGTTTTTCTCCTTGCCGAAATGTCGCATGTTTTCAATTTTTATATTCTCAAAAAGAAACGTGGGCTTGTGGTTTCCGATGCCGAACGGCGCCAATCGTTCGATCTCTCCGTACGTATTCCATGTCACTTCATCAAGAGACAGATTTGCATCTATCGGGAGTTTTTCCGGAGCGGTGTTTGCGCGCTTCACCTTCCCGTATGCCAGAGCAAGTTCGTCTTCAAGTGTGTGTATGTTGTCGTGTGCAATGGAAAAACCGCCCGCGAGCTCGTGCCCTCCGACATTGATGAATAGTTTCTTTCGCACGCTTGCCATCAATTCAACGACATTCACGCTTCCATCAGAACGGCACGATCCCTTGATGTTCCCCTCTCCTTCTCTGCCCCACACAAAAGCGGGACGCCCATACTCCTCGCAGATATTGCCGGCCACGATTCCCAACACGCCAACTCGCCACTTTGGATTGCCGATCACGATCACACTTCGGAGCTCCCGATGGGTCAGCATCTTTTTTATTTCTTTCATGATGTTCGCAACCGTCCACTTGCGTTCATCATTTATCTTATGGAGATGATCGCTAAGCTCCCCCGCGAGCACTTCGTCTTCCGTTGAGAGAAGATGAAACGCTTTCATTGGTATATCCATGCGACTTGCCGCGTTAATGCGCGGAGCGATCATGAAACCGATGTCGTCTTCCGTAAGATGGTTTTGTTCGATCGACATCTTTCGGAGAAGCTTCAAGAGGCCCGGCCGTTTGCTTTTGCGGAGCACCTTAAGACCATAATGCGCGAGCACCCGATTCTCATTTTTGAGAGGCACCATGTCCGCGATGGTGGAAAGGCCCGCCATATCAAGAAGCCATTTCTCCCATCCCTTCGGTACGTCAAACGAGCCCTTCCGCAAGAGTGCCGTCACGAGCTTCCACGCGACACCCGCGCCACAAAGCATATTGTCGGGGTAGGTATCGCCTTCCTGTTTGGAATTCAGAATGGCGTACGCGGCGGGGAGTATTTCCTGCGGCAGATGGTGATCGGTCACGATAACGTCTATACCGAGCGACTGCGCGCGCGCCACTTCTTCCACGTCAGTAATCCCGCAATCAACGGTAATGAGAAGAGTAACGCCGTCCTTCGCAAACTGCTCCACGGCGGGAATATTAAGTCCATATCCTTCCTTGTGTCGATGCGGAATATAATTTTCAAAATTCCGATAACCGATCTTTTTAAAAAAATCATGCATGATGACGCTTCCGGGAATACCGTCGCAATCATAATCACCGTAGATAACGATATGCTCTTTTGCGAGAATCGCCCGAAGTATCCGGTCAACCGCCTTGTCCATAGAGAGGATCAAAAACGGGTCGTGTATATCACGCTCGTAGTCGGGATTCAAGAACCGCTCCGCCGCTTCGGCACTCGTAATGCCTCGATTAATGAGTAGTTTCCGAGTAAGTTCCGGGTACGTATTGAGGCCTTTATGCATATCTTCCTCTGTCTTGTCAGTATCCTTACCTGTTTCCATGGGAGAAATTATATCATGGTGAGGCCCTCTGTTGTTATGGC
This genomic stretch from Patescibacteria group bacterium harbors:
- the recJ gene encoding single-stranded-DNA-specific exonuclease RecJ — protein: METGKDTDKTEEDMHKGLNTYPELTRKLLINRGITSAEAAERFLNPDYERDIHDPFLILSMDKAVDRILRAILAKEHIVIYGDYDCDGIPGSVIMHDFFKKIGYRNFENYIPHRHKEGYGLNIPAVEQFAKDGVTLLITVDCGITDVEEVARAQSLGIDVIVTDHHLPQEILPAAYAILNSKQEGDTYPDNMLCGAGVAWKLVTALLRKGSFDVPKGWEKWLLDMAGLSTIADMVPLKNENRVLAHYGLKVLRKSKRPGLLKLLRKMSIEQNHLTEDDIGFMIAPRINAASRMDIPMKAFHLLSTEDEVLAGELSDHLHKINDERKWTVANIMKEIKKMLTHRELRSVIVIGNPKWRVGVLGIVAGNICEEYGRPAFVWGREGEGNIKGSCRSDGSVNVVELMASVRKKLFINVGGHELAGGFSIAHDNIHTLEDELALAYGKVKRANTAPEKLPIDANLSLDEVTWNTYGEIERLAPFGIGNHKPTFLFENIKIENMRHFGKEKNHLGLDFKNSGGRGVSAIGFFMDKDFFPGVSVAEDERITLVATLEKSFFGGRRELRLRIVEIRNV